The Polyangium mundeleinium genome contains the following window.
GCCGCACCGCGACCGTCACCTCGGGCTCGAACGACTGGAACGGGGGCACCGGGTTCATCGGATCCGGCATCGCGGGCGGCAGCTTCGTCGACGTGAGCAGGAGGTTCTTGAGGAGCGTCAGGCCTTGCATGATCACGCGCGGCCGCGACTGCGTCTCGATGCGCTTGTCGTTCGCGAGCCGCGGCGCGTTGATCTTCGAGAAGACCGAGCTCGGGTAGAGCTGCGGAATGCCCGCCGACTCGACCACGTGATCCTCGTGGGTGAGCTGGCCGTCGCCGTTCACGTCCTCGAGCGCCATGTAGAGCGTCGCCGCCGGGTCCTTCACGGGCAGGAAAAACGGCGTGAGCGCGGCTGCGTCGATCTCGGCATCCGCCACGCCGGCCGAGAACGTGATGCGGATGAACGACGTGTCCTTTGGCGGGAACGTCTCGAACTCGAAGTCCGATGGCACCACGACCTTGCGTGGATCCGTGTTGCCCGCGACGCTGTCGTCCACGGCCGACGGGTAAAACACGGGTCGTTCGAGCGGGAGCACCTGCCCGAGCGTCACGCCCACGCCGGGCACATGCACGCCGACGGCCGGGATCACGAAGTTGCCCTTCCCGTCGGGCTCGCCGACGTTGACCTCCGTGTACCGCGGCGCCGCGCCCATGAGCACCTCGGCGGCGTTGTCGATTGCGCCGCCGCCCACGTCGCCCGCCGTCGGCAGGTTCGAGATGGAGAAGGCCGGGTTGAAGTCGCCGTCGCGATCGTAAAACCCGCGGAACTGGTACGTCCCCCCGCTCAGCGGCGCGATCGTCCACGTCCCGCTCGCGGTGATGTTTGGCGCCGAGGCATCGGGGCAGCGGAGCTTGCCGTCCTTGTCGAAGACGAGCTTGTCGCGGACGCTCGCGAAGAGCACGTCGGCCGGGATCGCGTCGAGGCTCGCGGCGCCGGTGCCGAGGCCCGAAGGCGGTGGCAGGAGCCGCTTGTCGAACGCGAGTACGAGGGCCGCGCCGACGACCTTGCCGTTCTCCGTGCACGGCGGCGGGCCCGTGTAGGTCAGCGTTCCTTCGACGACGCCCGCCGGACCGCTGAACCCGGGGATATCCGGGACGAAGGTGTCGGGGTCACCGCACCCGGCGGCGAGCGCGAGGAGCAGGGCAGGGAAGGGAAGCGCGAGGGAGCGGCGCATCCAGGATAGGGGACCTCATCGACGCACGGCCGTCAAGCTGCGGCCCGTTTGTCGCTCGCGGCGGTCAGCCGGCCGCGCGCTTCGACATGGCGTCGAGCACCTCCTGGAGCTCTGGGAACCGACCTGCCGACTGCTTCGAGAAGATCAGCTCGCCGTCGACGATCACGTCGAACTGACTGGGCTTTCCGATCTCGAGCTTGCTGTCGACGTCGAACGCATCCTTGATGGCGGCCGCGAAACTCACGGCCCGGGGCTTGTAGTTTCAGACGTGGCAGTACTTGATCACGACGTTCATGGACGCCTCCTCGGACGTCCATGGATGCCGGCGCGGCCGAGCGCAAGGGGCGAGGCGCTTCACGCCGAGGGGCGTTCGTCCCGCGCGAGCCAGAGAGCGAGGGCGACCGTGAACGCGAGGGCCGCGGCGGCCGCGACGGCGTTCCGCGTGCGCTTCGAGCGTGCACGTGCGCGGGGCTTCTCGCGTGGGCTCGCCGCCACGGGACGCACCTCGGGCTTTCCCGTGGGGGCCGAGAGCGTGCCGGGCGCGCCGTCTGCGGGCAGATCCTCGCGATCGAAGAGCGCGTCCTCGGCGAGCGCGCGTCGCACGTCCCGGTCGAGCCAGTGCGAGATCCACAGGCGTCTTCCTTCCGGCAGGCCCATCACGCGGCGGAGCTCGGGCGTCATGGCGCGCGCCACGTCCTCCGGTTTCGCCTCGAAATCGTGCAGGAGGCGCGCCGACGCGGGCGGATCTTTCCAGACATACCGCGAGGGCCCGACGAGCACGAGGTGCGTGCGGCGCGCGGGCGTGCGCGGCGGCTTGAACGCGAGATCCGCGGAGAACTTCCAGCCCTCGTCCGTCCGCGGGAACTGCCGTGCGCGCAGGATCTTCACGACACACGTCGCGAGCTCGCGTGTCGCCTCGTCGCCCTTCTCGCCTGGTGATCGCAGCGACGCCGTGTCGCCCTTCGGCCGGATCGAAGCCTCGATCGTCACCTTCGTCGCCTCGCCGGGGCGGCGCTCCAGGAACGCCTCGTAGCAGTCGAGCAAGGGACCCACGCGCGCCCGCAGCACACGCGCGATCGCCTCGCCGCTCGGCGCGACGGCCTTCGGTTCGGCGCGCACCGACTCCACCACGAGCGGGATCGCCGCGCCTTCCTGTGCTTCGTCCGCAGGCGGCTCCGCGCGCGGCGGCTCGCGGCGCGCGAGGATCACGCGCGGCGACGCGAACGAGACATGCACGGCCGGCGTCATGATCTCGAGCCAGCCTCCCGGCGGCGTGACCACGTCGAGCACGGCGAACGAAAAGTTCCGATCGACGTAGCTCTTCGTCCACGCCGCGTCGAAGGGCTGTTCGCCCGCGGAGGGGGCGACGACGAAGCCCGAGAGCGTCGATCGATCCAGCACCCACGCCGCAGGAGGCGCCGGCGCGCGGCCGCGGGTGCGTCGCTCGTGCGGCTCGACGAGCGTGTGCACGAGCGCCGCGAGATCGAGCTTGGGCAGCGGCTCGATCGTCGGCGTGCTCGGCGTCGGCAGGCCGACGAGCACGCGCGGCGCGGCGGGCGCGAGGCGCGCGGCGAAGAGCACGTGTTCACGCCCGCTCGCCTCGTCGTGGCTGACGATCAGGTAGTCCTCGTGCACCACCGGGGACGGCGTCGCACCGCCCACGGCCACGGCGCCCGCCGGGGACACGAGCGCCACGATCGAGAGCGCGACGAGCGGGCCGAGCGCCTTCATGAAGCCGGAAACCAGCCGTGGCGCCCTTGCTGCTTCAGATCGTTCATCGCCCGTTGCATCGCGCTGCGTACACGTTCGAAGAGGTCCTCCACCGCCTCGGGATCATCCACCGCGGAGGGCGGCAGATCGGTGCGGATCGGCGCGAGGATGCGCGTGTGGATCTTCACGGGCGGCGGCAGGTGCGGCAGCGGGATGCCGGCGATGAGCCCCCAGGGCAACGCCACGCCGATCGGCGCCACGTTCGATCGCGCGAGCAGCGGCAGCCGCAGCGCCTCCGCGATACGCCGCCCGTCGGTCCAGATGTAGAGCGAGTGATGCGCGCCCACGCTCACGATGGGCACGATCGGGATCTGGTGCCGCAGGGCCGTGCGCACGAAGCCGCGGCGCTTGCCGAACTCGATCTCGTACCTCCGCGAGAACGGCTTGCACGCGTCGATGTCGCCGCCCGGGAACACGAGCACCGCCGCGCCACGATCGATCGCGCGCGCTGCGTTCTCGGGGCTCGCCGCGATCGCGCCCGCGGCGTTCAGCCACGCGCCCGCGCCGGGGAAGCGGAACGGCACGTCGTGCATGAGCCCGTACGAGATTCGATCGGGCGAGTAAAGCCTCCAGAACGCGAGCATGTGACAGAACATGTCCGGCGTGCCGGTCATCGCGTTGTGGTTGCCGACCACGAGCGCAGGCCCGTCCGTGAAGGGCTCTTCGAGCTCCGTCTCGGCGCGGAAGTAGTGGTCGTAGAACATCCCCAGGAGCGGCATCGCGCGCTTGATGAAGTGCGGATCACGGCTCGCGAGATCGTTCGGGCGCACGGTCGCGCGCGCCTTCTCCGCGAGCGCGGCGAGCGCGTCTTTCAACACGTCGACGGGAGGGACTGGCTCATGTGGAACGACGAAAGCAGCCACGCATTCCTCGTATACCGAAACCAACAAAAGCGTGCCAAGACCCGCGCCCTTTTCGGTGCTCGAAAGGCGTCGCGCGC
Protein-coding sequences here:
- a CDS encoding lysophospholipid acyltransferase family protein — protein: MAAFVVPHEPVPPVDVLKDALAALAEKARATVRPNDLASRDPHFIKRAMPLLGMFYDHYFRAETELEEPFTDGPALVVGNHNAMTGTPDMFCHMLAFWRLYSPDRISYGLMHDVPFRFPGAGAWLNAAGAIAASPENAARAIDRGAAVLVFPGGDIDACKPFSRRYEIEFGKRRGFVRTALRHQIPIVPIVSVGAHHSLYIWTDGRRIAEALRLPLLARSNVAPIGVALPWGLIAGIPLPHLPPPVKIHTRILAPIRTDLPPSAVDDPEAVEDLFERVRSAMQRAMNDLKQQGRHGWFPAS